One Dysosmobacter welbionis DNA segment encodes these proteins:
- a CDS encoding DUF4179 domain-containing protein, which produces MRSHEERVAETKRRIAQIEREKRLRRNTITMASAVAACLVLLIGASLAMPGIAASIQTGDYSGFETAASMYGGGAALGYIVIGLLAFLLGVCVTVLCFRLRQMNREDGQNEESEDAHGAD; this is translated from the coding sequence ATGCGGAGTCATGAGGAGCGCGTCGCGGAGACGAAGCGGCGCATCGCCCAAATTGAGCGGGAAAAACGGCTGCGGCGCAATACGATCACCATGGCTTCTGCCGTGGCGGCGTGCCTTGTACTGCTCATCGGCGCGTCCCTTGCCATGCCCGGCATTGCCGCAAGCATCCAGACAGGCGACTACTCCGGCTTTGAAACGGCGGCCAGTATGTACGGCGGCGGCGCTGCCTTGGGATACATCGTCATCGGGCTGCTGGCGTTTTTACTCGGCGTGTGCGTGACCGTTCTGTGCTTCCGGCTGCGGCAGATGAACCGGGAGGACGGGCAGAACGAGGAAAGCGAGGATGCGCATGGAGCTGATTGA
- a CDS encoding helix-turn-helix domain-containing protein, whose product MNGIKGYISIREASYRWGVSERRVNQYCAEGRIPGASRFGRSWAIPENAEKPSDPRFKGQHRDSGRTST is encoded by the coding sequence ATGAACGGGATCAAGGGCTATATCTCCATTCGGGAGGCGTCTTACCGTTGGGGCGTGTCGGAGCGGCGGGTCAACCAATATTGCGCCGAGGGGCGGATCCCCGGCGCGTCCCGGTTCGGGCGCTCATGGGCGATCCCGGAAAACGCGGAAAAGCCCTCCGACCCGCGCTTCAAGGGGCAGCACCGCGATTCCGGCAGGACAAGCACCTGA
- a CDS encoding RNA polymerase sigma factor: protein MTCDESLYRQYLSGDDEGLNALMKKYGDPLTLYIDGYLHDVHEAEELMLDVFAYLFTKKPKVRDGGFKAYLYKAARHMALRHKSKRKPLFSLDALTGEPDGRLLAEEVIRTEERNRILHFCMDEMNPDYREVLYLTYFEDMSYAQAAEVTGKTVKQITNMVYRGKESLRRLLEREGITNAES, encoded by the coding sequence ATGACTTGCGACGAGAGCTTGTACCGCCAATATCTGAGCGGTGATGACGAAGGGCTTAATGCCCTGATGAAAAAATACGGCGACCCCCTGACCCTGTATATCGACGGCTATCTGCACGACGTTCACGAGGCGGAGGAGCTGATGCTGGATGTTTTCGCCTATCTGTTCACGAAAAAGCCAAAAGTACGGGACGGCGGCTTCAAGGCGTATCTCTATAAGGCGGCGCGGCACATGGCACTGCGCCACAAGAGCAAGCGAAAACCGCTATTCAGCCTCGATGCGCTGACCGGTGAGCCGGACGGACGGCTGCTGGCGGAGGAGGTCATACGGACGGAGGAGCGAAACCGCATCCTGCACTTCTGCATGGATGAAATGAACCCGGACTACCGGGAGGTTTTGTACCTCACCTATTTCGAGGATATGAGCTACGCACAGGCGGCGGAGGTCACGGGGAAAACGGTAAAACAGATCACCAACATGGTGTATCGCGGAAAAGAAAGCCTGCGAAGGCTGCTGGAACGGGAGGGAATCACAAATGCGGAGTCATGA
- a CDS encoding histidine kinase, translated as MELIENLLQLLVTFVGALLSGISYRKSGRQAYFLLLCFYGCFALGALYWTLYLLLFDTTPRVFYVSEFGWVASVIFLRILQATLASQDERSFRCRRAWLAPAFGVPLLAFYCTFGDILSNLIWCGMMIWLSFCAIRGLVYANGQTGAARNMRCFHIGVLCFAGSEYLLWTAGCFWPDTSPASPTFWCDMLLTLAILGLLPATRKAVDA; from the coding sequence ATGGAGCTGATTGAGAACCTGCTGCAACTGCTGGTCACGTTCGTGGGCGCGCTGCTCTCGGGTATCTCCTACCGGAAAAGTGGGCGACAGGCGTATTTTCTGCTGCTGTGCTTCTACGGCTGCTTTGCCCTCGGCGCGCTCTACTGGACGCTGTATCTGCTGCTGTTCGATACCACGCCGCGGGTTTTCTATGTCTCGGAGTTCGGCTGGGTGGCCAGCGTCATTTTCCTGCGCATTTTGCAGGCCACGCTCGCCAGTCAGGACGAGCGCAGCTTCCGCTGCCGCAGGGCATGGCTCGCGCCTGCGTTCGGCGTGCCGCTGCTGGCGTTCTACTGCACCTTTGGGGACATTCTCTCCAACCTGATCTGGTGCGGCATGATGATATGGCTCTCCTTCTGCGCCATTCGGGGGCTGGTCTACGCCAACGGACAGACGGGCGCGGCGCGGAATATGCGGTGCTTCCACATCGGCGTGCTGTGCTTTGCCGGTTCGGAATATCTGCTGTGGACGGCGGGCTGCTTCTGGCCGGATACCTCACCGGCAAGTCCCACCTTCTGGTGTGATATGCTACTGACGCTTGCGATTCTGGGGCTGCTGCCCGCCACGAGAAAGGCGGTGGACGCATGA
- a CDS encoding TnpV protein translates to MDKYIFDKNNGLWYELIGDYYLPCLTVPAEEGQPVGVWGQRHKRYLKEYRPAFYNALLLSGKLNGYLADIDRQAQEQMVTVIRQMSKAQGITEVLKATNQAEWVGMMNNICFAAVEMIHDEIIYA, encoded by the coding sequence ATGGACAAGTACATTTTTGACAAGAACAACGGCCTTTGGTATGAACTGATTGGCGACTACTATCTTCCCTGTCTGACCGTACCCGCTGAAGAAGGACAGCCTGTTGGCGTATGGGGTCAGCGGCACAAGCGGTATCTCAAAGAATACCGCCCAGCCTTTTATAATGCTTTGCTGTTAAGCGGCAAACTGAATGGCTACCTTGCCGATATTGACCGGCAGGCACAGGAGCAAATGGTCACCGTCATTCGGCAAATGTCGAAGGCCCAAGGAATTACTGAAGTGTTGAAAGCTACCAACCAAGCGGAGTGGGTAGGAATGATGAATAATATCTGTTTTGCGGCAGTAGAAATGATTCATGATGAAATCATATACGCATAA
- a CDS encoding glycosyltransferase has protein sequence MYDTARRVALVKQRVRENNRRRQRRGIYGLSAACMLLCAALMQTAGTVVGPGQTAVWGVFGAMLLREDAGGYVLVAVVSFAAAAAITALCFRLRKRENQKKDGADKPNRHEQEGKRT, from the coding sequence ATGTACGATACCGCAAGACGGGTCGCACTCGTCAAGCAGCGGGTGCGGGAAAACAACCGCCGGAGGCAACGGCGCGGCATCTATGGACTGAGCGCCGCGTGTATGCTGCTGTGTGCGGCGCTGATGCAGACAGCGGGCACGGTCGTCGGGCCGGGACAGACAGCCGTATGGGGCGTGTTCGGCGCGATGCTGCTGCGGGAGGATGCGGGCGGCTATGTGCTGGTGGCTGTCGTCTCCTTTGCCGCGGCGGCGGCGATCACCGCGCTGTGCTTCCGGCTCAGAAAAAGAGAAAATCAGAAAAAAGACGGGGCGGATAAGCCGAACCGACACGAACAGGAGGGAAAAAGGACATGA
- a CDS encoding relaxase/mobilization nuclease domain-containing protein, whose translation MATTRLMPLHTGKGRTVGQAISAIIDYTENPQKTDGGRLITSWQCDSRIADAEFLFAKNQYTHKTGRVRGEDDVIAYHLRQSFVPGEITPEEANRLGCELAKRFTKGNHAYIVCTHIDKAHIHNHVIWNSTALSQTRKFRNFWGSSRAVRRLNDTICIENGYSIVENPKRHGKSYNKWLGDKKKPSHRERICAAIDDALAQKPDSFETLLELLRQAGYEVKGKKVPSLLGGEQKKSIRMDTLGDGYTPADLRAVIAGEKAHTPRKSAAAPVKPEKRSGNLLVDIQTKLRAGKGAGYARWATLFNLKQMAQTVAYLQDHELLDYAVLSEKAAAASAHFNELSARIKAAEKRMAEIAVLREHIANYAKTRDTYVAYRKAGYSKKFLAEHESEITIHKAAKNYFDGLGFKKLPTIKALNTEYAELLAEKKAAYADYRKAREEMKELLTAKANIDRILELDKEQEEANERREKEAEQR comes from the coding sequence ATGGCAACCACACGCCTGATGCCTCTCCACACCGGCAAAGGCCGCACGGTGGGACAGGCCATCAGCGCTATCATCGACTACACCGAAAATCCGCAAAAGACGGACGGCGGCAGGCTGATAACAAGCTGGCAGTGCGACAGCAGGATCGCCGATGCCGAGTTCCTTTTCGCCAAAAATCAATACACCCACAAGACCGGCAGAGTGCGCGGCGAGGATGATGTGATCGCCTACCATCTGCGGCAGTCCTTCGTTCCCGGAGAGATCACACCGGAGGAAGCGAACCGTTTGGGCTGTGAGCTGGCCAAGCGATTCACCAAAGGCAATCACGCCTATATCGTCTGCACCCATATCGACAAAGCCCATATTCACAATCATGTGATCTGGAACTCCACCGCACTCAGCCAGACCCGGAAATTCAGAAACTTTTGGGGCAGCAGCCGCGCCGTGCGGCGGCTCAACGATACCATCTGCATCGAGAACGGCTACTCCATCGTGGAGAATCCGAAGCGCCACGGCAAGAGCTACAACAAGTGGCTGGGCGACAAAAAGAAGCCCTCCCACCGGGAGCGGATATGCGCGGCCATTGACGATGCGCTGGCGCAAAAGCCCGACAGCTTTGAAACGCTGCTGGAGCTGCTGCGGCAGGCCGGGTATGAGGTCAAGGGCAAGAAAGTCCCGTCCCTGTTAGGCGGCGAACAGAAAAAATCCATTCGCATGGATACCCTCGGCGACGGTTATACTCCCGCAGATCTTCGTGCGGTGATTGCAGGTGAAAAGGCGCATACGCCGCGAAAGAGCGCCGCCGCACCGGTCAAACCGGAAAAGCGCAGCGGGAATCTGCTGGTGGACATTCAGACAAAATTACGCGCTGGCAAAGGTGCCGGTTATGCGCGTTGGGCGACGTTGTTCAATTTGAAGCAGATGGCACAGACGGTGGCCTATCTGCAAGACCATGAGCTTTTAGATTACGCCGTTCTCTCAGAGAAAGCGGCGGCAGCGTCCGCTCACTTCAATGAGCTTTCCGCAAGGATTAAGGCTGCGGAAAAGCGCATGGCTGAGATTGCGGTGCTGCGGGAGCATATTGCCAATTACGCCAAGACCCGCGATACCTACGTTGCCTATCGCAAGGCCGGGTACTCCAAGAAATTTCTTGCAGAGCATGAAAGCGAGATCACGATCCACAAGGCCGCAAAGAACTATTTTGATGGACTGGGCTTCAAGAAGCTGCCCACCATCAAGGCGCTGAATACCGAGTACGCCGAGCTGCTGGCGGAGAAGAAAGCCGCCTATGCCGACTACCGAAAAGCCCGTGAGGAAATGAAAGAGCTGCTGACGGCCAAGGCCAATATCGACCGTATTCTGGAGCTGGATAAGGAGCAGGAGGAAGCGAATGAACGACGGGAAAAAGAGGCAGAGCAGCGCTGA
- a CDS encoding PrsW family glutamic-type intramembrane protease: MTYIENIFLCMVSPLLVAALCMGRRQLRFFLFCIAGMGVCLLSAYINTFLAAVCQADALAATAEIAPVVEEMMKLLPLVFYLLVFEPEGDKIKPAAITVALSFATFENVCYLIQNGADRFSFIFFRGFGTGAMHVICGLIVGGGLAYTWQRTWLKIAGTCGLLGAAITLHAIYNLLIAYGGAAQYVAYALPALLVAAGELSAFRLGQRK; the protein is encoded by the coding sequence ATGACCTACATCGAAAACATCTTCCTCTGCATGGTATCCCCGCTGCTGGTAGCCGCCCTGTGCATGGGCAGGCGGCAGCTCCGCTTCTTCCTGTTCTGCATTGCCGGAATGGGGGTGTGTCTGCTTTCGGCCTATATCAACACCTTCCTCGCGGCGGTGTGTCAGGCGGACGCCCTTGCCGCCACGGCGGAGATCGCGCCGGTGGTGGAGGAAATGATGAAGCTGCTGCCGCTGGTGTTCTATCTTCTGGTATTCGAGCCGGAGGGCGATAAGATCAAGCCCGCCGCCATCACGGTTGCCCTGAGCTTCGCCACCTTTGAAAACGTCTGCTATCTGATCCAGAACGGCGCAGACCGCTTCTCCTTCATTTTCTTCCGGGGCTTCGGCACGGGGGCCATGCATGTGATCTGCGGCTTGATCGTCGGCGGTGGCCTTGCATACACGTGGCAGCGGACGTGGCTGAAGATCGCAGGCACCTGCGGCCTCTTGGGCGCGGCCATCACCCTCCACGCCATCTATAATCTGCTCATCGCCTACGGCGGCGCGGCGCAGTATGTGGCCTACGCCCTGCCGGCGCTGCTGGTGGCGGCGGGAGAGCTGTCCGCTTTCCGCCTCGGGCAGAGGAAATAA